In Alistipes ihumii AP11, a genomic segment contains:
- the der gene encoding ribosome biogenesis GTPase Der codes for MSIVAIVGRPNVGKSTLFNRLVGMRKAIVNDTAGTTRDRHYGKTDWNGREFSVIDTGGYALGGEDIFEEEIRKQVVLAVEEADVILFLVEVSTGITDLDMAVADLLRRTSKKVILVVNKVDNNNLVYGSHEFYALGLGDPYCISSISGSGTGDLMDAVVAALPPDTEAEQTDDLPKFAIVGRPNVGKSSLTNALLDRERNIVTPIAGTTRDSILTRYNKFGMDFYLIDTAGLRKKTKVTDDLEFYSVLRSIRSIESSDVCILMIDASAGVEAQDMNIFRLIERNKKGCVIVINKWDLVEKGSNTMKEYAESIRRRIAPFDDVPIVFTSVLNKQRILDVLQTAMNVYYARIRRIPTSALNEYLLPIIEQTPPPSTKGKYIRIKYVTQLASPTPAFAFFVNLPQYIKEGYRRFLENKIRERWDFKGVPIQIFFRQK; via the coding sequence ATGAGTATAGTAGCTATCGTGGGCCGTCCGAACGTCGGCAAGAGCACGCTGTTCAACCGCTTGGTCGGCATGCGCAAGGCGATCGTGAACGATACGGCCGGTACGACGCGCGACCGCCATTACGGCAAGACCGACTGGAACGGCCGCGAGTTTTCGGTGATCGATACGGGCGGATACGCGCTGGGCGGAGAGGATATTTTCGAGGAGGAAATCCGCAAGCAGGTGGTGCTGGCCGTCGAGGAGGCCGACGTGATTCTGTTTTTGGTCGAAGTGTCGACCGGGATCACCGATCTGGACATGGCGGTGGCCGATCTGCTGCGCCGTACGTCGAAGAAAGTGATTCTCGTCGTCAACAAGGTGGACAACAATAACCTGGTGTACGGCTCGCACGAGTTCTATGCGCTCGGTCTGGGCGATCCCTACTGCATTTCGTCGATCAGCGGCAGCGGGACGGGGGATCTGATGGATGCCGTCGTAGCCGCGCTGCCGCCCGACACGGAGGCCGAGCAGACGGACGATCTGCCCAAGTTCGCGATCGTAGGCCGTCCGAACGTCGGCAAGTCCTCGCTGACGAACGCTTTGCTGGACCGCGAGCGCAACATCGTGACGCCGATCGCCGGGACGACGCGCGACTCGATCCTGACGCGCTACAACAAGTTCGGCATGGACTTCTATCTGATCGACACGGCCGGCTTGCGCAAGAAAACCAAAGTGACCGACGATCTGGAGTTCTATTCCGTGCTGCGCTCGATCCGTTCGATCGAGTCGTCCGACGTCTGCATCCTGATGATCGACGCGTCGGCCGGAGTGGAGGCTCAGGACATGAACATCTTCCGCCTGATCGAGCGGAACAAGAAAGGTTGCGTGATCGTCATCAACAAGTGGGACTTGGTCGAAAAGGGCAGCAACACGATGAAGGAGTATGCCGAGAGCATCCGTCGCCGCATCGCTCCGTTCGACGACGTGCCGATCGTCTTCACGTCGGTGCTGAACAAGCAGCGTATCCTGGACGTGCTGCAGACGGCCATGAACGTCTATTACGCCCGCATCCGCCGGATTCCGACTTCGGCGCTGAACGAGTATCTGCTGCCGATCATCGAGCAGACGCCTCCGCCGTCGACCAAGGGCAAGTACATCCGCATCAAGTATGTCACTCAACTGGCTTCCCCGACTCCGGCTTTCGCGTTCTTCGTCAATTTGCCGCAGTATATCAAGGAGGGATACCGTCGCTTTTTGGAGAACAAGATCCGCGAGCGGTGGGACTTCAAGGGAGTGCCGATTCAGATTTTCTTCCGCCAGAAGTAG